The Candidatus Bathyarchaeota archaeon genome has a segment encoding these proteins:
- a CDS encoding molybdopterin-binding protein — MFRKLMTLEEAKKAINTQFTAFPLGEEEAPLLEAYNRVLKEDVTSTMDIPSFNRSIVDGYALKAEETSSADENTPVQLKMVGSILVGEQPKVVLEKGEAVEIVTGAPIPEGADAVVMVEDTEREGDDLQVYVSLTPNENTMKKGADIKNGEVILKAGKILGASEIGVLAALGKTSVKVSKMPIVAVLSTGAEVTELGKPLLPGKIYDINAYSISTAIIECGAKPVYFGVVGDDKEALAKTLRCALDSADIVITTGGVSVGPKDYTPQIVDALGKPGLIVYGVAVKPGKPVSVAFAEKKPIFSLPGQPVAALLMFYLLAKPIVQELAGRPVTELKTVKAFAGARMFSAKGRRTFVMAKLLWDKDCRLIAEPVESGASGAITSLAKADGFVEIHENMQFVDVDQAVNVKLFRGI; from the coding sequence ATGTTTAGAAAACTCATGACTCTTGAAGAAGCAAAAAAAGCAATTAACACTCAATTCACAGCTTTCCCACTTGGAGAAGAAGAAGCACCATTACTGGAAGCATACAATCGGGTACTAAAAGAAGACGTAACCTCCACAATGGATATTCCCTCCTTTAACCGCTCAATTGTAGATGGGTACGCCCTAAAAGCAGAAGAAACCAGCAGTGCAGACGAAAACACTCCAGTACAGCTCAAAATGGTGGGTTCAATTTTGGTGGGTGAACAGCCCAAAGTCGTGCTTGAGAAAGGGGAAGCAGTTGAAATAGTTACGGGTGCACCGATTCCTGAAGGTGCAGATGCAGTTGTCATGGTTGAGGACACTGAACGGGAAGGCGATGACTTACAAGTTTACGTTAGCCTAACCCCAAACGAGAACACCATGAAAAAAGGCGCTGATATAAAAAATGGCGAAGTCATCCTTAAAGCCGGCAAGATTTTGGGCGCTTCCGAGATTGGTGTGCTGGCAGCGTTGGGAAAAACCAGCGTGAAAGTCTCCAAAATGCCCATCGTAGCCGTGCTATCCACAGGCGCAGAAGTAACAGAGTTGGGAAAACCTTTGCTTCCAGGAAAAATCTATGACATCAACGCATACAGCATCAGCACAGCAATCATTGAGTGTGGAGCTAAACCTGTGTACTTTGGCGTGGTTGGCGATGATAAAGAAGCTTTGGCTAAGACGCTTAGATGTGCGTTGGATTCTGCGGATATTGTGATTACTACTGGCGGGGTTTCGGTTGGACCCAAAGATTACACGCCTCAAATTGTGGATGCTCTGGGAAAACCAGGATTAATCGTGTATGGTGTTGCCGTTAAACCTGGAAAACCTGTTTCAGTTGCGTTCGCGGAGAAGAAACCGATTTTTTCTCTACCGGGACAGCCTGTGGCGGCGTTGTTGATGTTTTATTTGCTTGCTAAACCTATAGTGCAGGAGTTAGCTGGTAGACCTGTAACGGAGTTGAAAACTGTTAAGGCGTTTGCTGGCGCACGTATGTTTAGTGCTAAGGGTAGGCGGACGTTTGTGATGGCGAAGCTTTTGTGGGATAAGGATTGCCGTTTGATTGCAGAACCCGTTGAAAGTGGCGCAAGTGGAGCCATAACCAGTCTGGCTAAGGCTGATGGGTTTGTGGAGATTCATGAAAACATGCAGTTTGTGGATGTAGATCAAGCGGTGAATGTTAAGCTGTTTAGAGGCATCTAA
- a CDS encoding B12-binding domain-containing radical SAM protein: protein MAKTKIALINPPFMEGSFHHPLLLPLGIAYLAAVAEKGGHEVKVIDCPANGLDQTQLQKELASFNPDIVGITGTTPTIKSSIQSAKTAKEVLPNAQVLVGGAHATFMDKELLEEVPAIDVIVRGEGEMTLLELADTVDKLDLAKVDGITYRKDDKIVQNKKRAFIQNLDEMPRPAYHLFPLDKYHIYGKTFLPVMSSRGCPFQCAFCVTSQSFGAQFRARSATNVVDEIE, encoded by the coding sequence ATGGCTAAAACAAAAATTGCGCTAATCAACCCACCCTTCATGGAAGGCTCTTTTCATCACCCGCTTCTTCTCCCCCTCGGTATAGCATATCTTGCCGCAGTTGCTGAAAAAGGCGGTCACGAAGTCAAAGTTATCGATTGCCCAGCAAATGGCTTAGACCAAACGCAACTCCAAAAAGAACTCGCCAGCTTTAACCCAGACATCGTGGGCATCACAGGCACCACCCCAACCATCAAATCCTCAATCCAATCAGCCAAAACCGCCAAAGAAGTCCTTCCAAACGCGCAAGTCCTCGTTGGAGGAGCACACGCCACCTTCATGGACAAGGAACTACTTGAGGAAGTACCAGCAATCGATGTTATTGTGCGAGGCGAAGGCGAAATGACACTGCTAGAATTGGCAGACACGGTGGATAAACTTGACCTCGCAAAAGTTGATGGTATCACTTATCGCAAAGACGACAAAATTGTGCAAAACAAAAAAAGGGCATTTATTCAGAATCTTGATGAAATGCCAAGACCCGCCTATCACCTGTTCCCACTGGACAAGTATCACATTTACGGCAAAACCTTCCTCCCCGTTATGAGCAGCCGCGGATGCCCATTCCAATGCGCGTTTTGCGTAACTAGCCAGAGTTTTGGCGCCCAATTCCGAGCCCGAAGTGCAACCAACGTGGTTGACGAAATTGAGTGA
- a CDS encoding radical SAM protein — translation MERKINLPWGCQTRVDQVNKDMLGRMKRARCAEVSFGVESGCQTLLDAFHKHTVVEQNIAAVKLAKKEGLFVAVSAIVSYPGDTMDMVKQTVDLLKKMESDDAYLCIATPYPGTELRATIEAKDWKISNDWNLYDTMNPVFENPNIDNEEIARIRKDFYNHLYSTKYILRQLWKGKIKGNYYSQMMARFAIGSMYWKLKGHH, via the coding sequence GTGGAACGTAAAATCAACCTTCCATGGGGATGCCAAACTCGCGTTGACCAAGTTAACAAGGACATGTTGGGCAGGATGAAACGTGCCCGATGTGCTGAGGTTTCCTTTGGCGTTGAATCTGGCTGCCAAACCTTGTTGGATGCTTTTCACAAGCACACAGTGGTTGAACAAAATATTGCTGCTGTTAAGTTGGCTAAGAAGGAGGGTTTGTTTGTGGCGGTTTCTGCAATTGTTTCTTACCCCGGCGACACTATGGACATGGTTAAGCAAACGGTTGATTTGCTCAAGAAAATGGAGTCCGACGACGCGTACCTATGTATTGCTACGCCTTATCCAGGAACTGAGTTGCGTGCGACGATTGAGGCGAAGGACTGGAAAATCAGCAATGACTGGAACCTCTACGACACCATGAACCCCGTCTTTGAGAACCCCAACATAGACAATGAAGAAATCGCCCGTATCCGCAAAGACTTCTACAACCACCTATACTCAACCAAGTACATTCTGCGGCAACTTTGGAAGGGCAAAATAAAAGGCAACTACTACAGCCAAATGATGGCACGCTTCGCAATTGGCAGCATGTACTGGAAACTCAAAGGACACCACTAA
- a CDS encoding 4Fe-4S binding protein — protein MPKVHFPKKYIRYLRWTSKLVFLLLFLIPLHYVPDGPFFPTPYTGVTSAIMPPVQPSIYLSLGQSPCSIWLDGWCNTDTGLWLVEPLGAMQALVTTKVELLTPTIISLAIVLVIIVILGSMFCSWACPVGTIVDSFDRFVERFLPKIEAKRAKIVDKNLKDAIKEAEAKKVNPKLCVTCPVTKIFTKNGVVATGILAGSVGAASVLGFNAFCLICPIGIASRGLFHYKATTFATKAVGGEVVSAPKYSGLFYAGPFYLELLIFPVIAVLVSLKERRFWCNKLCPVGALINLTSTLNPFIKPKRDPEKCIMNRCPENCPDRHIDYCGVCRKIDNYKCMRSCPAQINLLNENAMLNRCTKCMECYIACDHGAIKIRWFAKPDICKLKNLFNRKKKTEKPLSV, from the coding sequence GTGCCCAAAGTTCACTTTCCCAAAAAGTATATTCGCTATTTGAGATGGACAAGTAAACTGGTATTTCTGCTTCTCTTCCTTATTCCACTGCATTACGTGCCTGATGGCCCCTTTTTTCCCACACCATATACAGGTGTAACAAGTGCAATAATGCCGCCTGTTCAACCATCCATTTACCTATCGCTTGGGCAATCACCATGCAGTATCTGGCTTGATGGCTGGTGCAACACCGACACGGGACTGTGGCTTGTGGAACCATTAGGTGCAATGCAGGCACTTGTAACCACAAAAGTTGAACTCCTAACACCCACAATCATTTCCTTAGCAATAGTTCTTGTCATAATTGTTATTCTTGGGTCAATGTTTTGCAGTTGGGCATGCCCCGTTGGCACAATAGTTGATAGTTTTGACCGATTTGTCGAGCGGTTCCTTCCAAAAATTGAAGCAAAACGCGCCAAAATAGTTGACAAAAACCTTAAAGACGCCATAAAAGAAGCAGAAGCAAAAAAAGTCAACCCTAAACTTTGTGTCACTTGCCCCGTCACAAAAATCTTCACCAAAAATGGTGTAGTTGCCACAGGAATTTTGGCTGGTTCAGTGGGTGCTGCTTCGGTATTGGGCTTTAACGCTTTCTGTTTAATTTGTCCCATCGGGATTGCAAGCCGCGGTTTATTCCATTATAAAGCAACCACATTCGCGACAAAAGCAGTTGGCGGAGAGGTTGTTTCTGCCCCAAAATATAGCGGTCTATTCTATGCGGGACCATTCTATCTTGAACTGCTCATTTTCCCTGTAATTGCGGTTCTTGTTAGTCTCAAAGAGCGCAGGTTCTGGTGCAACAAACTATGCCCCGTCGGCGCCCTAATAAATCTGACATCCACTTTGAACCCCTTCATAAAACCTAAAAGAGACCCAGAAAAATGCATAATGAATCGTTGCCCAGAAAACTGCCCCGACCGACACATCGACTACTGTGGAGTCTGCCGTAAAATAGACAACTACAAATGCATGCGGTCTTGCCCCGCACAGATAAATCTGCTAAACGAAAATGCCATGCTTAACCGATGCACTAAATGCATGGAATGCTACATCGCCTGCGACCATGGCGCCATAAAAATCCGCTGGTTCGCAAAACCCGACATTTGCAAACTCAAAAACCTGTTCAACCGTAAAAAGAAAACAGAAAAGCCACTTTCTGTCTAA